One genomic window of Myxococcus guangdongensis includes the following:
- a CDS encoding efflux RND transporter permease subunit has translation MARSLRQRWFEGFIQTAVSRPWYVLLISALLAAGGMALASRLEFRGSFVELLPQGAREVQDLTRVSQKAGGDGYLVIVAKGDTPERLKAYARELKGRLEALPEVRYVEHSYDVEFFKRHALWLLPAETLAELRADLTARVRYERQQANPFYIDLGATPPPPTFEEIAQKHSPNAPVHESLANADGTEVYLMLKPMGTAGDLDFARRFVELALGTGRTLSSERYPAVTLEATGNFQNRIEEDAVMRGDLSRAGTLSALIAIGLILLATRRIAALAVVGLPVVVGILLTFGIAWLAIGHLNVVTGFLVAILIGLGIEYGVHLCMRYWEERRTRSAREALATAVGGTFSGAMTSAVTNAAAFFVLMLAQFHAFNQFGFLAGLGVLLAVLAAYALGPSLLAIAERLRPARVDAAPASEAAPVAPPKPEREWRRWPTSVLVLIALAVVGFAAFSVSIAPRLGFETDMRKLKGDSPASRLDDHVTEQLGQPLNPAIFLVDDLGQAAKVEQIIAEVKQKNGADSVFLRTTSLNDLVPGDVERRGVEITGIRTLLRGLPEAAYEDPRLKEFQGMVEAKPYGLDALPVEVRRRFEATDGKGTFLLLFPSVSNYDTKDLTRWAAQIDQVVEGAKAVGVEMSVLDSNRIASRIFALVSADGPLILWAAAAAVFLVILVSLRSLKRTLLVTGPLFLGMTCLAGGMYLFDVQLNFINAVVLPNLLAIAVDNSVHLYHRYEEEGPGSLGKVVRHTGLAAVVATLSNAAGYGALLIANHQGLRSIGQIALLGVVCTFLGTTVFFPALLALLERWKERKGLLVTREGAVVRSLDLDAAESEAGSSGERKSA, from the coding sequence GTGGCCAGGTCTCTGCGGCAACGGTGGTTCGAGGGGTTCATCCAGACGGCGGTCTCCCGGCCCTGGTACGTGCTGCTGATCTCTGCATTGCTGGCCGCCGGCGGTATGGCACTGGCGTCGCGGTTGGAGTTCCGTGGTTCATTCGTGGAGCTGCTGCCCCAGGGTGCCCGCGAAGTCCAGGACCTGACACGCGTGTCGCAGAAGGCGGGTGGGGACGGGTACCTGGTCATCGTCGCGAAGGGAGACACACCCGAGCGGCTGAAGGCTTACGCGCGCGAGCTGAAGGGGCGGCTGGAGGCCCTGCCCGAGGTGCGCTACGTCGAGCACAGCTACGACGTGGAGTTCTTCAAGCGGCACGCGTTGTGGCTGTTGCCCGCGGAGACGCTGGCGGAGCTGCGCGCGGATCTGACGGCGCGCGTGCGCTACGAGCGACAGCAGGCCAACCCCTTCTATATCGACCTGGGGGCCACGCCTCCGCCGCCCACGTTCGAGGAGATCGCACAGAAGCACTCGCCGAACGCGCCGGTGCACGAGTCCCTGGCGAACGCGGACGGCACCGAGGTCTACCTGATGCTCAAGCCCATGGGCACCGCGGGTGACCTGGACTTCGCGCGCCGCTTCGTGGAGCTGGCGCTGGGCACGGGTCGCACGCTTTCGTCGGAGCGCTATCCGGCGGTGACGCTGGAGGCGACGGGCAACTTCCAGAACCGCATCGAAGAGGACGCGGTGATGCGCGGCGACTTGTCGCGCGCCGGCACGCTGTCCGCGCTCATCGCCATCGGCCTCATCCTCCTGGCCACCCGGCGCATCGCGGCGCTGGCGGTGGTGGGCCTGCCCGTCGTCGTGGGCATCCTGCTGACGTTCGGCATTGCGTGGCTGGCCATCGGCCACCTGAACGTGGTGACGGGCTTCCTGGTTGCCATCCTCATCGGCCTGGGCATCGAGTACGGCGTGCACCTGTGCATGCGCTACTGGGAGGAGCGGCGCACCCGGTCCGCGCGCGAGGCGCTGGCCACGGCCGTGGGTGGCACCTTCAGCGGCGCGATGACGTCCGCGGTGACGAACGCGGCGGCCTTCTTCGTGCTGATGCTGGCGCAGTTCCACGCCTTCAATCAGTTCGGCTTCCTGGCGGGGCTGGGCGTGCTGCTCGCGGTGCTGGCGGCCTATGCGCTGGGGCCGTCGCTGCTGGCCATCGCGGAGCGGCTGCGGCCAGCCCGCGTGGACGCGGCGCCCGCGTCGGAGGCGGCCCCCGTCGCCCCGCCGAAGCCCGAGCGGGAGTGGCGCCGGTGGCCCACGTCGGTCCTGGTTTTGATTGCGCTCGCCGTGGTGGGCTTCGCCGCGTTCTCCGTCTCCATCGCGCCCCGGCTGGGCTTCGAGACGGACATGCGCAAGCTGAAGGGCGACTCCCCGGCGTCGCGGCTGGATGACCACGTCACCGAGCAGCTGGGGCAGCCGCTCAACCCCGCCATCTTCCTGGTGGATGACCTGGGGCAGGCGGCGAAGGTCGAGCAGATCATCGCCGAGGTGAAGCAGAAGAACGGCGCGGACTCCGTGTTCCTGCGCACCACCTCCCTGAACGACCTGGTGCCCGGAGACGTGGAGCGGCGGGGCGTCGAAATCACCGGCATCCGCACGCTGCTGCGCGGCCTGCCCGAGGCGGCGTACGAGGACCCGCGGCTGAAGGAGTTCCAGGGGATGGTGGAGGCGAAGCCGTACGGCCTGGACGCGCTGCCCGTGGAGGTGCGCCGCCGCTTCGAGGCGACGGACGGGAAGGGCACCTTCCTGCTGCTGTTCCCCTCCGTGTCGAACTACGACACCAAGGACCTCACGCGCTGGGCGGCGCAGATCGACCAGGTGGTGGAGGGCGCGAAGGCGGTGGGCGTGGAGATGTCGGTGCTGGACAGCAACCGCATCGCCTCGCGCATCTTCGCGCTGGTGAGCGCGGACGGTCCGCTCATCCTCTGGGCGGCCGCGGCGGCGGTGTTCCTGGTCATCCTGGTGAGCCTGCGCAGCCTGAAGCGGACGCTGCTGGTGACGGGGCCGCTGTTCCTGGGCATGACGTGCCTGGCGGGCGGCATGTACCTGTTCGACGTGCAGCTCAACTTCATCAACGCGGTGGTGCTGCCGAACCTGCTCGCCATCGCGGTGGACAACTCCGTGCACCTGTATCACCGGTACGAGGAGGAGGGCCCCGGCTCGCTCGGCAAGGTGGTGCGGCACACGGGGCTGGCGGCCGTGGTCGCCACGCTGTCGAACGCGGCCGGGTACGGCGCGCTGCTCATCGCCAACCACCAGGGCTTGCGGAGCATCGGACAGATTGCGCTCCTCGGGGTCGTGTGCACCTTTCTGGGGACCACGGTCTTCTTCCCCGCGCTGCTTGCCCTCCTGGAGCGCTGGAAGGAGCGCAAGGGCTTGCTCGTCACGCGGGAGGGCGCGGTCGTCCGGAGTCTCGATCTCGACGCGGCCGAGTCCGAGGCTGGGTCGTCGGGGGAGCGGAAATCGGCGTGA
- a CDS encoding aminotransferase class I/II-fold pyridoxal phosphate-dependent enzyme has product MSDVFDKCSNWKDYRIAKATGLYPYFRVIEASHGATEVEIEGKRVIMVGSNNYLGLSADPRVKEAAIKATEKFGTTCSGSRLLNGTLALHEELEGRLAKFLNREAAVVISTGFQTNLALSSILGRHDIVFSDRQNHASLVDGIRLSFSTERKFRHNDMDHLEQLLSQADPNAGKIIITDGVFSMEGDVCNLPRIVELAKQYNARVMTDDAHAMGVLGEKGRGTSEYFGLEKETDLVMGTFSKSFASLGGVLAGPFDVINYIKHKSRSVIFSASMTPASIASALKSLEIIEAEPQRRARLLDIAEKMHNGFRAMGFDTGVSVTPVVPVHIGDQTKCFRFWRALHEAGVFANPVIPPAVEAGHALIRTSFMATHTDAQLDRVLDTFETIGRKLGVIPQTRPTVYEPVQIARPGTSVRSNKASEKWAAGSAGMLADKGGITLDQLSRMSSREVAGKIFDAVEQLTWRAANLQPEDLRQLRAAPMKLWEKRGELPGFLLEKGAHFFLKNGTDGNSAERT; this is encoded by the coding sequence ATGAGCGACGTCTTCGACAAGTGCAGCAATTGGAAGGACTACCGCATCGCGAAGGCCACCGGCCTCTACCCCTATTTCCGCGTCATCGAGGCGTCGCACGGCGCCACCGAGGTGGAGATCGAGGGCAAGCGGGTGATCATGGTCGGCTCCAACAACTATCTGGGCCTGTCCGCGGACCCGCGCGTCAAGGAAGCGGCCATCAAGGCGACGGAGAAGTTCGGCACCACGTGCTCGGGCTCGCGTCTGCTCAATGGCACGCTGGCGCTGCACGAGGAGCTCGAGGGACGGCTGGCGAAGTTCCTCAACCGCGAGGCCGCGGTGGTCATCTCCACCGGCTTCCAGACGAACCTGGCGCTGTCCTCCATCCTGGGCCGCCACGACATCGTCTTCAGTGATCGCCAGAACCACGCGTCGCTGGTGGACGGCATCCGGCTGTCGTTCTCGACGGAGCGCAAGTTCCGCCACAACGACATGGACCACCTGGAGCAGCTGTTGTCCCAGGCCGACCCCAACGCCGGGAAGATCATCATCACCGACGGCGTCTTCTCCATGGAGGGAGACGTCTGCAACCTGCCGCGAATCGTCGAGCTGGCGAAGCAGTACAACGCGCGCGTGATGACGGATGACGCCCACGCCATGGGCGTGCTGGGCGAGAAGGGCCGGGGCACCTCCGAGTACTTCGGCCTGGAGAAGGAGACGGACCTGGTGATGGGGACGTTCTCCAAGAGCTTCGCGTCGCTGGGCGGCGTGCTGGCCGGCCCCTTCGACGTCATCAACTACATCAAGCACAAGTCGCGCTCGGTCATCTTCTCCGCGTCCATGACGCCGGCGTCCATCGCGTCCGCGCTCAAGTCGCTGGAGATCATCGAGGCGGAGCCCCAGCGCCGCGCGCGCCTGCTCGACATCGCGGAGAAGATGCACAACGGCTTCCGCGCCATGGGCTTCGACACCGGCGTGTCCGTGACGCCCGTCGTTCCGGTGCACATCGGCGACCAGACGAAGTGTTTCCGCTTCTGGCGCGCGCTGCACGAGGCGGGCGTCTTCGCCAACCCGGTGATTCCGCCGGCGGTGGAGGCGGGCCACGCGCTCATCCGCACCTCGTTCATGGCCACGCACACGGACGCGCAGCTGGATCGCGTGCTGGACACCTTCGAGACCATCGGCCGCAAGCTGGGCGTGATTCCGCAGACGCGCCCCACCGTGTACGAGCCGGTGCAGATCGCCCGCCCGGGCACGTCCGTGCGCTCCAACAAGGCGAGCGAGAAGTGGGCGGCGGGCTCCGCGGGCATGCTGGCGGACAAGGGCGGCATCACCCTGGACCAGCTGTCGCGGATGTCGTCGCGCGAGGTGGCCGGGAAGATCTTCGACGCGGTGGAGCAGCTCACCTGGCGCGCGGCGAACCTGCAGCCGGAGGACCTGCGCCAGCTGCGCGCGGCGCCCATGAAGCTCTGGGAGAAGCGCGGCGAGCTGCCCGGCTTCCTGTTGGAGAAGGGCGCGCACTTCTTCCTGAAGAACGGCACCGACGGCAACTCCGCCGAGAGGACCTGA
- a CDS encoding GNAT family N-acetyltransferase produces MALPAEPPAVQPALPPLPSDVLVTPVRDAAARMTFIRFPFSLYTGDPNWVPPLEMERKDFLDPKKNPFFEYGEVELFLAWRGQDVVGRIAAIRNPRHQEIHGTKEGFFGLFECVNDAGIARLLLDAAASWLKERGLDSMIGPANFSSNQDWGLLVEGYEVPPAIMMPYNPPFFSTLMEACGLVKAKDLLAFDLSSSAEPPEKVVRIAEKMRQREGITVRPVNLKDFPAEVERIREIYNSAWEKNWGFVPFTDKEFDHLAKEMKTIVRPELVLIAEVKGEPVAFSMTLPDANVALKAANGRLTTFGLPIGLTKMLLASRRIHRLRLITLGIKEGYRRRGLDAILYLDTLRTAHQLGYSGGEISWTLEDNHLVNRAIESMGGKRSKTYRLYQRSL; encoded by the coding sequence ATGGCCCTGCCCGCCGAGCCGCCCGCAGTACAGCCCGCCCTTCCTCCCCTCCCCTCGGACGTCCTGGTGACGCCCGTGCGGGACGCCGCGGCGCGGATGACGTTCATCCGCTTCCCGTTCTCGCTCTACACGGGCGACCCGAACTGGGTTCCTCCGCTGGAGATGGAGCGCAAGGACTTCCTGGACCCGAAGAAGAACCCCTTCTTCGAGTACGGCGAGGTGGAGCTGTTCCTCGCGTGGCGAGGCCAGGACGTGGTGGGCCGCATCGCCGCCATCCGCAACCCCCGGCACCAGGAGATCCACGGCACGAAGGAGGGCTTCTTCGGCCTCTTCGAGTGCGTGAACGACGCGGGCATCGCGCGGCTGCTGCTGGACGCCGCCGCGTCGTGGCTGAAGGAGCGCGGGCTGGACAGCATGATCGGTCCGGCCAACTTCTCGTCCAACCAGGACTGGGGTCTGCTGGTCGAGGGCTACGAAGTCCCTCCGGCCATCATGATGCCGTACAACCCGCCCTTCTTCTCCACGCTGATGGAGGCGTGCGGGTTGGTGAAGGCGAAGGACCTGCTCGCCTTCGATTTGTCCTCGTCCGCGGAGCCGCCGGAGAAGGTGGTGCGCATCGCGGAGAAGATGCGGCAGCGCGAGGGCATCACCGTGCGCCCGGTGAACCTCAAGGACTTCCCCGCGGAGGTCGAGCGCATCCGGGAGATCTACAACTCCGCCTGGGAGAAGAACTGGGGCTTCGTGCCCTTCACCGACAAGGAGTTCGACCACCTGGCCAAGGAGATGAAGACCATCGTCCGGCCGGAGCTGGTGCTCATCGCCGAGGTGAAGGGCGAGCCGGTGGCCTTCTCCATGACGCTGCCGGACGCCAACGTGGCCCTCAAGGCCGCCAACGGGCGCCTCACCACCTTCGGCCTGCCCATCGGCCTGACGAAGATGCTGCTGGCCTCGCGCCGCATCCATCGGCTGCGCCTCATCACCCTCGGCATCAAGGAGGGCTACCGGCGCCGGGGCCTGGACGCCATCCTGTACCTGGACACGCTGCGCACCGCGCACCAGTTGGGTTACTCGGGTGGAGAGATCTCCTGGACGCTCGAGGACAACCACCTCGTCAACCGCGCCATCGAGTCGATGGGCGGCAAGCGCTCGAAGACGTACCGCCTCTACCAGCGTTCGCTGTAG
- a CDS encoding NAD-dependent epimerase/dehydratase family protein has product MRFLLTGGTGFIGQRLASRIIERGDSLTVLVRPSSRREALAALGAHFAVGDLTTGEGLTQAVRDVDCVLHLAGVTKAREPAGYFEGNANGTRRLAEAMAALPHPPRLVYCSSLAAAGPSTPERPRREEDPPAPVSTYGRSKLGGEEAVRELADKVPSVIVRPPMVYGPGDVEFIPSVIPMAKRGVALKSGFGPKRYSLIHVDDLNTALLAAAERGPTLDKADAARGVYTVSDGHEYTWEEVCAAVARALGRAPPTVLPVPDTLGYFLGLGSEAMARLRGTVPILNRDKVREMTCAAWTCTTERASKELGFAPTIPLDQGLVGTLQSYGHPAAARS; this is encoded by the coding sequence GTGCGTTTCCTGCTCACCGGTGGCACCGGGTTCATCGGCCAGCGGCTCGCGAGCCGCATCATCGAGCGAGGCGACTCGCTCACCGTGCTCGTGCGTCCCAGCTCTCGCCGCGAAGCCCTGGCGGCGCTCGGCGCCCACTTCGCCGTGGGGGATTTGACCACGGGCGAGGGGCTCACCCAGGCCGTGCGCGACGTCGACTGTGTGCTGCACCTGGCCGGCGTCACCAAGGCCCGCGAGCCCGCGGGCTACTTCGAGGGCAACGCCAACGGCACCCGCCGCCTCGCGGAGGCGATGGCCGCCCTGCCCCACCCGCCCCGGCTGGTGTACTGCTCTTCGCTCGCCGCCGCGGGCCCGTCCACGCCCGAGCGTCCTCGTCGCGAGGAGGACCCACCGGCCCCCGTCTCCACCTACGGCCGCAGCAAGCTGGGGGGCGAGGAGGCCGTCCGCGAGCTCGCGGACAAGGTGCCGTCCGTCATCGTCCGTCCGCCCATGGTCTACGGCCCGGGCGACGTGGAGTTCATCCCCTCCGTCATCCCCATGGCGAAGCGCGGCGTCGCGCTCAAGAGCGGCTTCGGCCCCAAGCGCTACTCGCTCATCCACGTGGATGACCTGAACACCGCGCTGCTCGCCGCCGCCGAGCGCGGCCCGACGCTCGACAAGGCCGACGCGGCGCGGGGGGTGTACACCGTGTCCGACGGGCACGAGTACACGTGGGAGGAGGTCTGCGCCGCGGTGGCCCGGGCCCTGGGCCGCGCGCCCCCCACCGTGCTGCCCGTGCCCGACACCCTCGGCTATTTCCTGGGCCTGGGCTCCGAGGCCATGGCCCGCCTGCGCGGCACCGTCCCCATCCTCAACCGCGACAAGGTTCGCGAGATGACGTGCGCCGCGTGGACATGCACCACGGAGCGCGCCTCGAAGGAGCTGGGCTTCGCGCCCACCATCCCCCTGGACCAGGGACTCGTCGGGACGCTCCAGTCCTACGGCCACCCGGCCGCCGCCCGCTCCTGA
- a CDS encoding MlaC/ttg2D family ABC transporter substrate-binding protein, with product MIASLLAATLLAAAPTPLTVVKSGNADVQKAANAPGATVESLATVVEKFVDFQELARRALGDKTWDSLTPAQRKEFSDTMTGLLRASYAQKAIGQAQADVKYGKETIKDSEATVDTTLTLKKDQIPVDYRLYKAKSEWRIYDVVTDEVSLVDTYKGQFQKLLSTKGFDGLLSTLKTKRAQLEKENAAQSAKGTGGSAAPAK from the coding sequence ATGATTGCTTCCCTGCTCGCCGCAACCCTGCTGGCCGCGGCGCCCACGCCCCTCACCGTCGTCAAGTCCGGGAACGCGGATGTCCAGAAGGCCGCCAACGCTCCCGGCGCCACCGTCGAGTCGCTCGCCACCGTCGTCGAGAAGTTCGTCGACTTCCAGGAGCTCGCCAGGCGCGCCCTGGGTGACAAGACGTGGGACTCGCTCACGCCCGCCCAGCGCAAGGAGTTCTCCGACACGATGACGGGCCTCTTGCGCGCCTCCTACGCCCAGAAGGCCATCGGCCAGGCGCAGGCGGACGTGAAGTACGGCAAGGAGACCATCAAGGACTCCGAGGCCACCGTCGACACGACGCTCACCCTCAAGAAGGACCAGATTCCCGTCGACTACCGCCTCTACAAGGCGAAGAGCGAGTGGCGCATCTACGACGTCGTCACCGACGAGGTGTCCCTCGTGGACACGTACAAGGGCCAGTTCCAGAAGCTGCTGAGCACCAAGGGGTTCGATGGCCTGCTCTCCACGCTGAAGACCAAGCGGGCTCAGCTGGAGAAGGAGAACGCGGCCCAGTCCGCCAAGGGCACCGGCGGCTCCGCGGCGCCCGCGAAGTGA
- a CDS encoding TolC family protein, whose amino-acid sequence MKEPAREAQQVKQDVANAPDTQAPQKAGPLTLAQLVERARTSDLRVEEASAELRKFEALYKQARWAWFPKFEITVGMGGPIPEARNDGLGGPPTTKASLEGDLDFGKVGVTVFSNGNAVLPLYTFGKLSALEKAGAQGPILGAALRERVRDEVGFQAAQAYFSYQLARSGLQQMEDVSKRLEDAAEKIAALLKEESPQVSQVDTYKVRFFRQVVEARKADVIQGRALAMTAIGLLANAPPGEEVAVVEEDLPLEDEVQPPSLERALELAEQYRPELTAVAAGIVARESEVLIRERSYFPDFGLAGFYDFRFTTSATRQRSPFAYDPYNDRTAGIGLVMRGTFDIPIKDAQLDQARAELDKLRAQEKQIHAAIRLEVTKVHGELVAAWAKAKAFTDAEKSARRWVTSAFAAFDLGTGETRDLVDAFTAYAQVTGDRAKSWFDVRLGMAALSRVTGTPPALGE is encoded by the coding sequence ATGAAGGAGCCCGCGCGCGAGGCGCAGCAGGTGAAGCAGGACGTCGCCAACGCACCCGACACGCAGGCCCCGCAGAAGGCCGGTCCGCTGACGCTGGCGCAGCTGGTGGAGCGCGCGCGCACGTCGGACCTGCGGGTGGAGGAGGCCTCCGCGGAGCTGCGCAAGTTCGAGGCGCTCTACAAGCAGGCGCGGTGGGCCTGGTTCCCCAAGTTCGAAATCACCGTGGGCATGGGCGGCCCCATCCCCGAGGCGCGCAACGACGGCCTCGGCGGTCCGCCCACCACCAAGGCCTCGCTCGAGGGAGACCTCGACTTCGGCAAGGTGGGCGTGACGGTGTTCTCCAACGGCAACGCGGTGTTGCCCCTCTACACCTTCGGCAAGCTGTCCGCGCTGGAGAAGGCCGGGGCCCAGGGGCCCATCCTCGGCGCGGCGCTGCGTGAGCGCGTGCGCGACGAGGTCGGCTTCCAGGCCGCGCAGGCGTACTTCAGCTATCAGCTGGCGCGCTCCGGTCTCCAGCAGATGGAGGACGTGTCCAAGCGCCTGGAGGACGCCGCCGAGAAGATCGCCGCGCTCCTGAAGGAGGAGTCGCCGCAGGTATCCCAGGTGGACACGTACAAGGTCCGCTTCTTCCGGCAGGTGGTGGAGGCGCGCAAGGCGGACGTCATCCAGGGACGCGCGCTCGCGATGACGGCCATCGGCCTGCTCGCCAACGCGCCGCCGGGCGAGGAGGTCGCCGTCGTCGAGGAGGACCTGCCGCTCGAGGACGAGGTGCAGCCCCCCTCGCTGGAGCGCGCGCTGGAGCTGGCCGAGCAGTACCGCCCCGAGCTCACCGCGGTCGCCGCGGGCATCGTCGCGCGCGAGTCCGAAGTGTTGATTCGCGAGCGGAGCTACTTCCCGGACTTCGGCCTCGCGGGCTTCTACGACTTCCGCTTCACGACCAGCGCGACGCGGCAGCGCAGCCCCTTCGCTTATGACCCGTACAACGACAGGACGGCGGGCATCGGCCTGGTGATGCGGGGGACGTTCGACATCCCCATCAAGGACGCGCAGCTGGATCAGGCGCGCGCGGAGCTCGACAAGCTGCGCGCCCAGGAGAAGCAGATCCACGCCGCCATCCGCCTGGAGGTGACCAAGGTCCACGGCGAGCTGGTGGCCGCGTGGGCCAAGGCCAAGGCCTTCACCGACGCGGAGAAGAGCGCCCGTCGCTGGGTGACCTCCGCCTTCGCCGCCTTCGACCTGGGCACCGGCGAAACGAGGGACCTGGTGGACGCCTTCACCGCCTATGCGCAGGTTACAGGCGACCGGGCGAAGAGCTGGTTCGACGTCCGGTTGGGAATGGCGGCCCTCTCACGTGTCACCGGGACGCCCCCGGCCCTGGGTGAATAA
- a CDS encoding RsmB/NOP family class I SAM-dependent RNA methyltransferase — protein MLRGEPLKAALANALRDADGLGGQERRFAALVVRELSRHQRLLDLAAKLLGHPPGKLVLTEDQALVRYALWRRIFCGEGWTRIGPEVRLPGPVRPRTLKDEVLQKVVESALPEAPLPDTHAERLAVRYSFPNWLVQKLAQAYPESVLEGLLSSLDEEPGLHFRVRPPGTRDAVLAALQEEGVAVEAVLASPDAVRVVDASHRIFETRMMKTGRLQVQDVGSQLISEVCRPVGGSLQGLTVADVCAGAGGKTLALADFVGPSGRVLAGDRSRRRLAEARERVRHFSLRQVAFPHPLPLSEADVLLIDAPCSGTGSLAREPDQKWKLNAAEIAKYQTTQSELLDEVSRQAKHGALVVYATCSVLPDEDEAVVEGFLAKHPEFTLEPVADVLGAERAALAAQGPYLKALPPRVPGGGFFAARLRRTGQG, from the coding sequence GTGTTGCGCGGCGAACCCTTGAAGGCCGCGCTGGCCAATGCGCTGCGCGACGCGGACGGGCTCGGAGGCCAGGAGCGCCGGTTCGCCGCGCTCGTGGTGCGCGAGCTGTCCCGGCATCAACGTTTGCTGGACCTGGCGGCGAAGCTGTTGGGCCATCCCCCGGGGAAGCTGGTGCTCACCGAGGACCAGGCGCTGGTCCGGTACGCGCTCTGGCGGCGCATCTTCTGTGGTGAGGGCTGGACGCGCATCGGTCCGGAGGTCCGGCTCCCCGGGCCGGTGAGGCCGCGCACCCTCAAGGACGAGGTCCTCCAGAAGGTGGTGGAGTCCGCGCTGCCCGAGGCGCCGCTGCCGGACACCCACGCGGAGCGGCTGGCGGTGCGCTACTCGTTCCCCAACTGGCTGGTGCAGAAGCTGGCGCAGGCCTATCCGGAGTCGGTGCTCGAGGGGCTGTTGTCCTCGCTCGACGAGGAGCCCGGGTTGCACTTCCGGGTGCGGCCGCCGGGGACTCGCGACGCGGTGCTGGCCGCGCTCCAGGAGGAAGGCGTCGCCGTGGAGGCGGTGCTCGCGTCGCCGGACGCGGTGCGGGTGGTGGACGCGAGCCACCGCATCTTCGAGACGCGGATGATGAAGACCGGGCGTCTTCAGGTCCAGGACGTGGGCAGCCAGCTCATCTCGGAGGTGTGTCGTCCGGTGGGGGGCTCGCTGCAGGGGCTCACCGTGGCGGATGTCTGCGCGGGCGCGGGCGGCAAGACGCTGGCGCTGGCGGACTTCGTCGGCCCCTCGGGGCGGGTGCTCGCGGGAGATCGCTCCCGTCGCCGGCTGGCCGAGGCCCGGGAGCGCGTGCGTCACTTCTCCTTGAGACAGGTGGCCTTCCCGCATCCGCTGCCGCTGTCCGAGGCGGACGTGCTGCTCATCGACGCGCCGTGCAGCGGGACAGGCTCGCTGGCGCGCGAGCCGGATCAGAAGTGGAAGCTGAACGCGGCGGAGATCGCCAAGTACCAGACGACCCAGTCGGAGCTGCTCGACGAGGTGAGCCGGCAGGCGAAGCACGGGGCGCTGGTGGTCTACGCCACGTGCTCGGTGCTGCCGGACGAGGATGAAGCGGTCGTCGAGGGCTTCCTCGCGAAGCACCCGGAGTTCACGCTGGAGCCGGTGGCGGACGTGCTCGGAGCGGAACGGGCGGCGCTCGCGGCGCAGGGGCCGTACCTCAAGGCGCTGCCTCCGCGCGTTCCCGGTGGCGGCTTCTTCGCGGCGAGGCTCCGGCGGACCGGGCAGGGTTGA
- a CDS encoding response regulator: MKVLLVEDDASLREGMGELIADLAEVRSVGDVAQALEVLSQERFELVLTDLRIGGSEAGGRAVLEAARKGRQAVAIVSAASPEEVARALRPYVPDGILVKPFQIEDILGLVERFLAVHRGVEAASRGTTVPSEGDWVECSPGVHLASPGGGAGGAIWVRLVAGGQWAWAARPRGREAALLLEGELDVEGTRFVAPAAFFVGAEDSPEVRTSTGCLVITLGLDG, translated from the coding sequence ATGAAGGTTCTGCTGGTCGAGGACGACGCGAGCCTCCGGGAAGGAATGGGCGAGTTGATCGCCGACCTGGCGGAGGTCCGCTCGGTGGGTGACGTGGCCCAGGCGTTGGAGGTCCTCTCCCAGGAGCGCTTCGAGCTGGTGCTCACGGACCTGCGCATCGGCGGCAGCGAGGCGGGCGGGCGGGCCGTGCTGGAGGCGGCTCGGAAGGGGCGCCAGGCGGTGGCCATCGTCAGCGCGGCGTCCCCGGAGGAAGTGGCGCGGGCGCTGCGTCCTTATGTGCCCGACGGCATCCTGGTGAAGCCCTTCCAGATCGAGGACATCCTCGGACTGGTGGAGCGCTTCCTCGCCGTGCACCGGGGCGTGGAGGCGGCCTCCCGGGGAACGACGGTTCCCTCGGAGGGTGATTGGGTGGAGTGCTCGCCCGGCGTGCACCTGGCGTCGCCGGGTGGCGGAGCGGGTGGCGCCATCTGGGTGCGGCTGGTGGCGGGCGGCCAGTGGGCCTGGGCGGCGCGGCCGAGGGGACGCGAGGCGGCGCTGTTGCTCGAGGGCGAGCTGGACGTCGAGGGGACGCGGTTCGTGGCCCCGGCGGCATTCTTCGTGGGCGCGGAGGACTCTCCCGAGGTGCGTACGAGCACCGGGTGTCTGGTCATCACGCTCGGCCTGGACGGTTGA